From the Paenibacillus sp. FSL H8-0548 genome, one window contains:
- a CDS encoding nucleotidyltransferase family protein gives MDDSTNYFLSLLGSFIHEREPLERANIDWEQIYRLGSIHSVSGIMYLMASKQGAHGPDEQLRKRMKQDFASTLIRAAEQENEVNKVIEQLRHDKIVHVLIKGYGIKGCYPVEEMRTMGDIDILIKPEDREKSHLLLKAMGFHADHTIGDVWNYSKGDVHLEIHTRLFDHNINHKYDYITYFSRAWDHVVLKPGEYTGAFSAEYHLLYLFVHMAKHCYGTGCGVRMVMDIAIYVAHYDTVLDWSYIDQELEKLQLSLFAQNIWILCQKWFEVNSPLIFPVMEEDYDEGISEYILSAGTFGISERNSLIHGMRKVYTERKGAKEIVALRLFLPMCFPSYNVLCEIPEYSMLKNRPLLLPAAWIYRIGRILFLKGKRTWRMLMNIVKGSKEFGEQYEVISKLGL, from the coding sequence ATGGATGATTCAACTAACTATTTTTTATCTTTATTAGGTTCGTTTATTCATGAGAGAGAACCTCTCGAGCGAGCTAATATCGATTGGGAGCAGATATATAGGCTGGGAAGCATTCACTCTGTCAGCGGTATCATGTATCTAATGGCGAGTAAACAGGGAGCGCATGGGCCAGATGAGCAGCTGCGCAAGAGGATGAAGCAGGATTTTGCTTCTACACTCATCAGAGCGGCTGAGCAAGAGAATGAAGTAAATAAGGTCATCGAGCAGCTCCGTCACGATAAGATTGTCCATGTGTTAATTAAAGGTTATGGCATAAAAGGCTGTTATCCGGTCGAAGAGATGAGGACAATGGGAGATATTGATATTTTGATCAAGCCTGAGGACAGGGAGAAATCCCATTTGCTTCTTAAGGCGATGGGCTTTCATGCCGATCATACGATCGGTGATGTGTGGAACTATTCCAAGGGGGATGTTCATCTAGAAATCCACACCCGTCTTTTCGATCATAATATTAATCACAAATATGACTATATCACTTATTTTTCCCGTGCGTGGGATCATGTGGTGTTGAAACCAGGTGAGTATACCGGGGCGTTCTCGGCTGAATATCATCTGTTATATTTATTTGTGCATATGGCAAAGCATTGTTATGGTACAGGCTGCGGAGTTCGTATGGTTATGGACATCGCAATATATGTGGCCCATTACGATACTGTGCTTGATTGGAGTTATATTGATCAGGAGCTAGAGAAGCTTCAATTAAGCTTATTTGCTCAAAATATATGGATTCTGTGCCAGAAGTGGTTTGAAGTAAATTCGCCGCTGATTTTTCCTGTGATGGAAGAAGATTATGATGAGGGAATCAGTGAGTATATTTTATCTGCTGGAACTTTCGGCATCAGTGAACGGAACTCCTTAATCCATGGTATGCGCAAAGTATACACGGAAAGAAAAGGAGCCAAGGAAATCGTTGCGCTCAGACTTTTTCTTCCAATGTGCTTTCCAAGCTATAACGTTTTATGCGAAATCCCAGAGTATTCCATGTTGAAAAACAGACCATTGCTGCTGCCGGCAGCCTGGATATATCGGATAGGACGCATTTTGTTTTTGAAGGGCAAGCGCACATGGAGAATGCTGATGAATATTGTCAAAGGGAGTAAGGAATTCGGAGAACAGTATGAGGTTATATCAAAGCTTGGGCTATAA
- a CDS encoding S24/S26 family peptidase translates to MLVPMLEDNLDVLIPVSGNSMYPLWKHNRDSVVVTSCNPYALKKGDIPLYRRASGQVVMHRIIRVNQDGYDMCGDIETQIEYNLPKDNIIAVVKCFTRKGQDYSCTHFGYKMYSFLWIRLRPLRRFFLKGYREWMKRMPAE, encoded by the coding sequence ATGCTAGTACCAATGCTCGAAGACAACCTTGATGTGCTCATCCCGGTTTCCGGAAACAGTATGTATCCTCTATGGAAGCATAATAGAGATAGTGTCGTTGTGACAAGCTGTAATCCATATGCGTTAAAAAAAGGGGATATTCCCTTGTATCGACGAGCGTCGGGACAAGTAGTTATGCATCGAATCATCCGAGTAAATCAGGACGGATATGATATGTGCGGAGATATCGAGACACAGATTGAATACAATTTGCCCAAAGACAATATTATTGCGGTAGTTAAGTGTTTCACTCGCAAAGGGCAGGATTATAGCTGCACTCATTTTGGATATAAGATGTATTCTTTCCTGTGGATACGGCTTCGTCCGCTTCGCCGATTTTTTCTGAAGGGATATCGCGAGTGGATGAAGAGAATGCCCGCTGAGTGA
- a CDS encoding PqqD family protein, translating into MKMVEGFSLRTIAGTNVVVPVGKANISFKGMITLNDSGVFMWKQLQSDINDSELLQAMLEEYDIDDQTAKADIREFLDTLTRAGLLE; encoded by the coding sequence ATGAAAATGGTAGAGGGCTTCAGTCTGAGAACAATTGCAGGCACGAATGTGGTTGTACCAGTTGGTAAAGCAAATATCAGCTTCAAGGGAATGATTACTTTGAATGACAGCGGGGTTTTTATGTGGAAGCAGCTTCAATCAGACATAAACGATTCAGAGCTGCTGCAGGCGATGCTTGAAGAATACGATATTGATGATCAGACAGCAAAGGCTGATATTCGAGAGTTTTTGGATACATTAACCCGTGCTGGTTTATTGGAGTAG
- a CDS encoding DUF5722 domain-containing protein: MNKRKKLISIIVTASFLLQLLIPLQAFAGAKEPGLAAKNSFTGSAIYPEQVINDFNTVEQGASWLPGMNAKKVSMVTTLANGPGAPFEGVGALEVEPTGVKAYTWRSTYQNYQTPLDLSSSDFLAVAANIWGWKLDDFFLKVTLTSGTETFEGVSPITGNKWTTIYFDIHNWAYKNSIDKIEFSYMKNYDLEDMSPGDAGYDSWTGRLQLDYLVATKVANLDFNAAGSTEGFSAVGGTLDVSNHALQYVITDPANTYIESSSLMLDTSKRNTVSLRMKNNTGASKLKISWITDQDQSWNEEKSMPFDVEDASDFTTFDFGIVNDSWANKIDKIRILPIGAAASKVLEIDKIDFSLKNLDVYHYQGKVDSSTISNDPTKIAISGIVNADYLSNNEGAEVLAYELPLYANEKTVNYAEMTPLASSAAVESFSLTFDTVHNGLSRIYSKLVVVLKNSSDEYVLADKPRYVTNPEALATNTEEYTPTKSIKGLQVQIPSDAERLGVQHGAINIDYDSMLTLSNRGASSIPYVYEGKTYYFIKNRVNDLDSQIKAMTDNGMAVSAILIAYRTRMNDADSPNKYIIHPDSTADGTVFAPNLTNEAGVGYYGAITSFIAERYSRPDKLYGSVMGYIVGNEVGQNKVWNNMGPKLLDEYVKQYERTVRLTYNIVKSKIENSRVYISLDHFWNAGESPDSEWLYDNKAIVDSLNKLAKEGGNYAWNVAFHPYPEDLFNPRTWADTTATNSFDTHRITFKNLQVLTDYLQQSSITFEGEQRRVILSEQGFHSGQNTLADQNLQAAAYAYAYYKVKSLPGIDAFIMHRHVDHAQEGGLNLGLWTNLKGQINAAGEEKVLYDVFKKIDTVDSLAVTEFAKSIIGVENWNDALPGFDPSQLETRPTPVQLPMGLVSELNGEISISNFDKDTIGWSATDSVTSVALDTIDKAAGASSLKAPVTGPQLKDLKGVTKTFDTPQDFTETPIIKASVKASGISAGEKAEFMIRVYSSQDQISEGSIIVEAGAWNDAALDLTGWEGIDNVERIKVWARPLKTTVWSTGALQVDEVSRAAFAPLTSLTVTLDRNEVVKVGDSLTLRITNNGNASYSGTVDLVGVNGITLDKSSADVTIASGQQVSIAAVITGINIPNNKRGELQVTIEGKDYVFVLTDSSWSDYVEDNGTLVFGDFEDAYLDGWYAGSETSSVASVVDDSEHHLYPKAAKHGVYMLEAAKSAKVATTESKVVKTFKASVNLSSYNKINFELYGWGGVSSAYLAKIRLVAEDGTFFNYEKQVDSNVWNSISVDISSFDKRNQVKSIEISYRGKDTAVYTGPWGGFFYIDHVRTGLTNYTVQFNTNGAAAAVSNQTVEHQGKAAAPYTPIKEGYRFDGWYTDNVAFEQPFDFANTPITGNITLYAKWSKEADLALTVVSVSGSVYGNQPNYSYGDTVRVNALPNEGYRFVSWSDHSSGRVLSTNLSYSFIITSNTSLIANYAKVESDLFVVQFVSESGQILSVQQVQRGESATAPMNPSKPDSQFIGWNASFTNVQSDLILRPVYSERERTYTLTVEGGIIPSGITEYSFDSKVTIEANAPAVNEQFSHWLMNGGIVSYTETYSFYITGNTTITAVYSEVPVVRLPVVAISHDVIVNPDTLKMSFIGQINVTPGFALVEAGLVLKKSSTVLSELNFGTEGVIRAKSSSQTSSGQYMMNKTGVNSGETWYASAYLVYKDSTGHMTTIYSDVASGTMP, encoded by the coding sequence ATGAACAAACGAAAAAAGCTTATTTCCATTATTGTAACCGCTTCCTTTTTGCTGCAGCTGTTGATCCCACTGCAAGCATTTGCGGGAGCCAAGGAACCAGGGCTTGCAGCCAAAAATTCTTTTACTGGCAGCGCCATCTATCCAGAGCAAGTGATTAATGATTTCAATACAGTGGAACAGGGTGCCTCCTGGTTACCCGGGATGAATGCCAAAAAAGTAAGCATGGTTACGACGCTTGCCAATGGTCCCGGAGCTCCGTTTGAAGGAGTAGGAGCACTGGAGGTAGAACCGACGGGGGTGAAAGCCTACACATGGAGAAGCACATATCAGAATTATCAAACGCCTTTAGATCTCTCGAGTTCAGATTTCCTTGCGGTGGCGGCAAATATTTGGGGCTGGAAGCTGGATGACTTTTTTCTTAAAGTGACACTTACCAGCGGTACAGAAACGTTTGAGGGAGTCTCTCCGATCACCGGGAATAAATGGACGACTATTTATTTTGATATCCATAACTGGGCATACAAAAACAGCATTGATAAAATAGAATTTTCTTATATGAAAAACTATGACCTTGAAGATATGTCCCCAGGAGATGCTGGATATGATAGCTGGACTGGAAGGCTGCAGCTCGATTATCTGGTTGCAACTAAGGTTGCTAATTTAGATTTCAATGCCGCAGGAAGCACGGAAGGGTTCTCGGCAGTTGGAGGAACGCTTGATGTATCTAATCATGCACTCCAATATGTGATAACTGATCCGGCCAATACGTATATTGAATCATCAAGCCTGATGCTGGATACCTCCAAACGGAATACAGTCAGCCTTCGTATGAAAAATAATACTGGGGCATCGAAATTGAAAATTTCGTGGATTACTGATCAAGATCAAAGCTGGAACGAAGAGAAGTCCATGCCGTTTGATGTGGAAGATGCTTCCGACTTCACTACCTTTGATTTTGGAATCGTCAATGATTCATGGGCGAATAAAATTGATAAAATTCGGATTTTACCAATAGGTGCCGCAGCGAGTAAGGTGCTTGAGATCGATAAGATCGATTTTTCATTGAAAAATCTAGATGTATATCACTATCAAGGCAAGGTTGACAGCTCCACAATTAGCAATGATCCTACGAAGATTGCAATTAGCGGTATCGTGAATGCAGATTATTTGAGCAATAATGAAGGAGCAGAAGTGCTAGCGTATGAATTGCCGTTATATGCGAACGAAAAGACGGTCAACTACGCTGAAATGACACCGCTTGCAAGCAGTGCTGCTGTGGAAAGCTTTAGTCTGACATTTGATACCGTTCATAATGGTCTCAGCCGCATCTACTCCAAATTGGTCGTTGTTTTGAAAAATAGCAGCGATGAATACGTATTGGCGGATAAGCCTAGATACGTCACCAACCCAGAAGCTCTTGCAACGAATACAGAGGAATATACACCTACCAAGAGCATTAAAGGGCTGCAGGTTCAGATTCCTTCCGATGCCGAACGCTTAGGCGTGCAGCACGGTGCGATTAATATCGACTATGACTCGATGCTTACTCTATCTAATCGTGGCGCCTCCTCTATACCATATGTATATGAAGGAAAAACTTATTATTTTATAAAAAACAGAGTTAACGATCTGGATAGCCAGATCAAAGCGATGACAGATAACGGGATGGCAGTGTCGGCAATCCTCATCGCATATCGAACTAGAATGAATGATGCTGACTCTCCTAATAAGTACATTATCCATCCTGATAGTACAGCAGATGGTACAGTATTCGCACCGAATCTTACCAATGAAGCAGGCGTGGGCTACTACGGCGCGATCACTAGCTTCATTGCAGAGCGCTATTCCAGACCGGATAAGCTTTATGGAAGTGTAATGGGCTATATCGTTGGGAACGAAGTAGGCCAGAATAAGGTTTGGAACAACATGGGTCCTAAATTGCTTGATGAATATGTCAAACAATATGAACGGACTGTGCGCCTGACTTACAACATTGTAAAAAGCAAAATTGAAAATTCCAGAGTATACATCTCATTGGATCATTTCTGGAATGCAGGTGAATCACCAGATTCAGAGTGGCTGTATGACAATAAAGCCATTGTGGACAGCTTGAACAAATTGGCTAAGGAAGGCGGAAACTATGCATGGAATGTTGCCTTCCATCCGTACCCAGAGGATCTGTTCAACCCAAGAACCTGGGCAGATACAACGGCAACGAACAGCTTTGATACACACCGAATTACATTCAAGAACCTGCAAGTGCTTACCGATTATTTGCAGCAGAGCAGCATAACCTTTGAAGGGGAACAGCGGCGTGTAATCCTCTCAGAGCAGGGCTTCCATAGTGGGCAAAACACACTAGCAGATCAAAATCTTCAAGCAGCGGCGTATGCATATGCCTATTATAAAGTGAAATCTTTACCTGGAATTGACGCTTTTATTATGCATCGGCATGTAGATCATGCGCAAGAAGGCGGTCTGAATCTGGGATTGTGGACCAATCTGAAGGGCCAAATTAATGCGGCTGGCGAGGAAAAGGTTCTCTATGATGTTTTCAAGAAGATCGATACCGTAGACTCTCTTGCTGTAACTGAATTTGCTAAGAGTATCATTGGCGTGGAGAACTGGAATGATGCTCTTCCCGGATTTGATCCTTCACAGCTGGAGACAAGGCCTACTCCGGTACAGCTTCCTATGGGGCTTGTTTCCGAATTAAATGGAGAGATATCGATTAGCAATTTCGATAAAGACACGATTGGCTGGTCGGCAACAGACAGCGTTACTAGCGTTGCTCTGGATACGATCGATAAGGCGGCAGGAGCAAGCAGCTTGAAGGCTCCAGTTACAGGGCCGCAGCTTAAGGACCTTAAAGGTGTAACAAAAACATTTGATACACCGCAGGATTTCACTGAAACTCCTATTATTAAAGCTTCCGTCAAGGCTAGTGGGATTAGCGCAGGAGAAAAAGCAGAATTTATGATTCGTGTATACAGCAGCCAGGATCAGATCAGCGAAGGCTCTATTATCGTTGAAGCAGGAGCATGGAATGATGCGGCGCTGGATTTAACCGGATGGGAAGGCATTGACAATGTAGAGCGTATCAAAGTATGGGCGCGACCACTTAAAACAACTGTTTGGTCGACTGGTGCTCTTCAGGTCGACGAAGTATCGAGGGCAGCTTTTGCACCTCTTACAAGCTTGACAGTCACGCTGGATCGCAATGAAGTAGTCAAGGTGGGGGATTCTTTAACGCTTCGTATTACTAATAATGGTAATGCGAGCTATTCAGGAACAGTGGATTTAGTCGGAGTGAATGGTATAACGCTGGATAAAAGCAGTGCTGATGTTACTATAGCTTCCGGACAACAGGTCAGTATTGCGGCAGTAATTACAGGTATAAACATTCCAAATAATAAACGTGGTGAACTACAGGTTACAATCGAAGGAAAGGACTATGTCTTTGTCCTAACAGATTCATCCTGGTCGGACTATGTAGAGGATAATGGAACTTTAGTCTTTGGTGATTTTGAAGATGCCTATTTGGATGGCTGGTATGCGGGCAGTGAAACGAGTTCAGTAGCTTCTGTGGTTGATGACTCTGAGCATCATCTTTATCCTAAAGCAGCAAAACATGGCGTGTATATGCTGGAAGCAGCCAAGTCAGCAAAGGTTGCTACCACGGAGAGCAAAGTGGTGAAAACCTTTAAGGCATCTGTAAATCTATCCAGCTATAACAAAATTAATTTTGAGTTATACGGTTGGGGCGGCGTTTCTTCAGCTTACCTTGCCAAGATTAGACTAGTAGCGGAAGACGGCACATTCTTCAATTATGAGAAACAAGTTGATTCAAATGTATGGAATAGTATATCGGTAGATATTTCTAGCTTTGATAAAAGGAACCAAGTAAAGAGTATCGAAATTTCTTACAGAGGGAAAGATACTGCGGTTTATACAGGACCATGGGGAGGCTTCTTCTATATAGACCATGTAAGAACAGGTTTGACCAATTACACGGTGCAATTTAATACGAATGGCGCCGCAGCGGCCGTAAGCAATCAGACAGTCGAGCACCAGGGTAAAGCAGCAGCCCCGTATACGCCGATTAAAGAAGGTTATCGCTTCGATGGCTGGTATACCGACAATGTTGCATTTGAACAACCGTTTGACTTTGCAAATACACCTATTACAGGGAATATTACTCTTTATGCAAAGTGGTCTAAGGAGGCAGATCTTGCTTTAACGGTCGTATCTGTGAGCGGCAGCGTATATGGAAATCAGCCAAACTACAGCTATGGGGATACCGTGCGTGTTAACGCCTTGCCTAATGAGGGCTACCGGTTTGTGAGCTGGAGTGACCATTCATCCGGAAGGGTATTAAGCACAAATCTATCTTATAGCTTTATCATTACGAGTAATACCAGCTTAATTGCTAACTATGCGAAAGTAGAATCAGATCTATTCGTCGTCCAATTTGTTAGTGAGAGCGGACAAATTCTCTCGGTTCAACAAGTACAGCGAGGGGAAAGTGCTACCGCACCAATGAACCCTTCGAAGCCGGATAGCCAATTCATTGGCTGGAATGCAAGCTTTACTAATGTACAATCGGATCTAATTTTGAGACCGGTGTACTCGGAGAGAGAGAGAACCTATACCCTGACTGTGGAAGGCGGCATCATTCCGAGCGGTATTACCGAGTATTCCTTTGATTCAAAAGTAACGATCGAGGCGAATGCACCAGCGGTGAATGAGCAGTTCTCCCATTGGCTGATGAATGGCGGAATTGTAAGCTACACCGAAACGTATTCCTTCTATATCACAGGCAATACGACCATAACTGCTGTCTATTCAGAGGTTCCGGTAGTAAGGCTGCCGGTCGTTGCGATCTCACATGACGTCATTGTGAATCCTGACACGCTGAAGATGTCTTTTATCGGTCAAATCAATGTAACACCAGGCTTCGCGTTAGTGGAAGCAGGTCTTGTTCTCAAAAAATCGTCGACGGTGCTTTCAGAATTAAACTTTGGCACGGAAGGGGTCATTCGGGCGAAATCAAGCTCCCAGACCTCGAGCGGACAATATATGATGAACAAAACCGGGGTGAATTCGGGTGAAACCTGGTATGCAAGTGCTTATTTGGTATACAAGGACAGCACAGGCCATATGACGACTATTTATAGTGATGTTGCTTCTGGGACGATGCCTTAA
- a CDS encoding LacI family DNA-binding transcriptional regulator produces MVTKADVAKRAGVSTATVSHVLNNSKYVSPQLMQRVQEAVEALNYRPNIIARSLATKKSKHVGILVNDITNPYYAEIAHGMEEVAHKNGYLLSFFFSEGNSEEQFRSILQRSLDGLFFVTVNVPFSDSQIRTLCDTGVAIVNGSDTFGSHIWFDYTSALESAIRYLYDLGHRRIGYLSGQNANFNSLGEQRLQIYQKALLKQGLDFDEQLVVYGRYPYHTTCEAGYNAMDRLLSRNVRPTAVLTTNDLMAFGAFKAIKEAQLTIPGDISVIGCDDIFLAEYITPGLTTLRVPKKEMGRQAMQLILSELNAGENSAIKLSASLVIRESTGSAPRI; encoded by the coding sequence ATGGTCACGAAAGCTGATGTAGCTAAAAGAGCTGGTGTTTCTACGGCAACGGTTTCACATGTGCTCAACAACTCTAAGTATGTAAGTCCCCAGCTCATGCAAAGAGTACAAGAGGCAGTTGAAGCTCTTAACTACAGGCCTAACATCATTGCTAGGAGTCTCGCAACCAAGAAATCCAAACATGTAGGAATTCTAGTTAACGACATTACAAATCCGTATTATGCAGAAATCGCCCATGGGATGGAAGAAGTCGCTCATAAGAATGGCTATTTACTCTCATTCTTTTTTTCTGAAGGAAATAGCGAGGAACAATTCAGAAGCATTTTGCAAAGAAGTCTCGATGGCTTATTTTTTGTTACGGTTAATGTTCCCTTTTCTGATAGTCAGATCAGGACGCTTTGTGATACAGGGGTTGCCATTGTCAATGGCTCGGATACGTTCGGCTCACATATATGGTTTGACTATACCTCTGCGCTTGAGAGTGCGATCCGATATCTTTATGACTTAGGACATAGAAGAATAGGCTACCTTAGCGGTCAAAATGCGAACTTTAATTCTTTAGGTGAGCAAAGACTTCAAATCTATCAGAAGGCACTGCTTAAGCAGGGGCTTGATTTTGATGAGCAATTGGTTGTGTATGGCAGATATCCTTATCATACGACTTGTGAGGCTGGCTATAATGCGATGGATAGGCTGCTTTCTCGCAATGTACGTCCAACCGCTGTATTAACAACGAATGACCTTATGGCATTTGGTGCTTTCAAGGCTATTAAGGAGGCACAGCTTACTATTCCGGGGGACATTTCCGTGATCGGTTGTGACGATATTTTCTTGGCTGAATACATTACGCCAGGCTTAACTACATTAAGGGTTCCGAAGAAAGAAATGGGAAGACAAGCGATGCAGTTGATTTTAAGTGAATTGAATGCAGGAGAAAACTCAGCTATCAAGCTTAGCGCAAGCCTTGTCATACGAGAATCGACGGGCTCAGCCCCGCGTATTTAA
- a CDS encoding TerC family protein, protein MDIGLLMEYGWVLLVLIALEGLLAADNALVLAIMVKHLPPVERKKALFYGLAGAFVFRFGSLFAISFLVDVWQVQAIGALYLLFIALNHIFRKLIVKKGEDSAAKSSGKEPKKSGFWMTVLKVEIADIAFAIDSILAAVALAVALPATTLPKIGGMDGGHFIVIFLGGFIGLVIMRFAANMFVKLLESRPALEVAAFFIVGWVGVKLAVHTLAHPALHVIPHDFAESTGWKVTFYVVLVLIAVIGWFVSGGKEKESQASNAA, encoded by the coding sequence ATGGATATTGGTTTGTTAATGGAGTATGGCTGGGTATTGCTCGTATTGATTGCGCTGGAGGGACTGCTTGCAGCCGACAATGCGCTTGTACTGGCGATTATGGTCAAGCATTTGCCTCCAGTAGAGCGTAAGAAGGCATTGTTCTATGGCTTGGCAGGCGCGTTTGTTTTCCGTTTTGGCTCACTGTTCGCGATTTCGTTTTTGGTGGATGTTTGGCAGGTGCAAGCCATCGGAGCACTCTATCTTCTGTTCATTGCGCTCAACCACATATTCCGTAAGCTGATCGTCAAGAAGGGCGAAGATTCCGCAGCTAAGAGTTCGGGCAAAGAACCAAAGAAAAGCGGTTTCTGGATGACGGTGTTGAAGGTTGAAATAGCGGATATCGCTTTCGCAATCGACTCTATTCTAGCAGCAGTTGCGCTCGCTGTCGCTTTGCCGGCAACAACATTGCCGAAAATTGGAGGTATGGATGGCGGTCACTTTATCGTTATTTTCCTAGGTGGATTTATCGGTCTGGTCATCATGCGTTTTGCAGCGAATATGTTTGTGAAGCTGCTGGAGAGCAGACCTGCACTGGAAGTTGCCGCTTTCTTCATCGTCGGCTGGGTCGGCGTCAAGCTGGCGGTCCATACGCTGGCGCATCCAGCGCTGCACGTAATCCCGCATGATTTTGCGGAATCAACAGGCTGGAAAGTGACGTTCTACGTAGTGCTCGTGCTTATCGCCGTAATCGGTTGGTTCGTGTCAGGCGGCAAGGAGAAGGAATCGCAGGCGTCAAATGCTGCTTAA
- a CDS encoding cupin domain-containing protein codes for MSRLNVWENAEPGVKRKIFTPGQTIMMMEVHFEEGAEGYLHSHVHEQFSYCLEGKLEFSVNGEKIVVSAGETIYIPSLAEHGCRALRKSKLLDTFTPLRQDLIK; via the coding sequence ATGAGCAGATTAAACGTATGGGAAAATGCCGAGCCGGGAGTCAAACGAAAAATTTTCACGCCAGGCCAGACGATCATGATGATGGAGGTGCATTTTGAGGAGGGGGCGGAAGGCTATTTGCATAGCCATGTGCACGAACAGTTTTCTTATTGTCTGGAGGGCAAGCTGGAATTCTCAGTAAATGGTGAGAAAATCGTGGTTTCAGCGGGAGAAACGATTTATATACCGAGTCTTGCTGAGCATGGCTGCCGTGCTCTTCGGAAGAGCAAGCTGCTGGATACCTTTACTCCGCTAAGGCAGGACTTAATCAAATAG